One Salmo trutta unplaced genomic scaffold, fSalTru1.1, whole genome shotgun sequence genomic window carries:
- the LOC115182055 gene encoding protein FAM111A-like — MAAMVKSEPLDGNGDSLSDQKMEKVKMAEPNDSMMSSKEALSLKNGHLHCFLFRFPDKEVQHEITCNSPCSVLQALETSSKFCELREKTWKQKMETRQQEKTMQRQDLVIQTTKGKKPIATHFPCHLLENGQILTISTIFNDSGEATAEPTQIYTGNKQYVSFFIESKGGKKTKTKQLLKNKSLEKFSPLCIYGICGETVETALTRDGRFHDNVFTKTCILVESDSDPPRCVEMNVLVDCLDKQTFKMILEEKNPTQAATAPPQAGSNLLKEDETNSIQLPMFNTSTETSAAGEPHKKQEQLVTVPDSADILKILRHQFTDLVKQMKKRYNKKKYSGVRSHLRGEFGKSTQGFSEVYTVKKLMELSDSVCMIDVEGVGQGTGFLLFDHYILTNAHLFEKDGILYVDGNYHISAKVTATFNKENPNGSDLKVIEVKSEIIDFQWGSDHYNRHVDFAVLELQDIDTSTGLLRRYSPDPKKGGVCLIGHPGGGVKRTDPTTIIERERRGEAFQGEFGKNDRMDMLINTSIEENKVKYDMLMNPDNTDVTYDTCLFHGASGSPVFDESCHVIAMHTGGFPYKYEGVKSVIEYAIPLLTILENFLIKMKDRNNVEILTKFTREALTCPHLHDFIYNFIRHLVMEWKPSFSAALTAVWEAVEENENHLRIKEHLRKWIISEKEAVLEKIQKAGNEALKEFMLKNDFLI; from the coding sequence AATGGACATCTTCACTGCTTTCTCTTCAGATTCCCTGATAAAGAAGTCCAGCATGAAATCACCTGTAATAGCCCTTGCAGCGTGTTACAGGCTCTTGAAACAAGTTCCAAATTCTGTGAACTAAGGGAAAAGACTTGGAAACAGAAGATGGAGACAAGACAACAAGAGAAGACAATGCAAAGACAAGACCTTGTTATACAAACAACAAAAGGAAAGAAACCAATAGCAACACACTTCCCTTGTCATCTGCTTGAGAATGGTCAAATACTCACCATATCAACCATTTTCAATGATAGTGGAGAGGCCACAGCTGAACCAACACAGATTTATACAGGAAATAAGCAATACGTCAGTTTTTTTATTGAATCTAAAGGTGGTAAGAAAACCAAAACCAAGCAACTGCTCAAAAACAAAAGCCTTGAAAAATTTAGCCCTCTTTGCATCTACGGCATCTGTGGAGAGACAGTGGAGACAGCACTAACAAGAGATGGACGCTTCCATGACAATGTGTTCACTAAAACTTGCATTCTCGTTGAATCAGACTCAGATCCACCGAGGTGTGTTGAGATGAATGTACTAGTTGACTGTCTGGATAAACAAACCTTCAAAATGATCCTGGAAGAGAAAAACCCAACACAGGCTGCAACTGCCCCTCCACAAGCTGGTTCTAACCTTCTGAAAGAAGATGAGACGAACTCCATACAACTCCCCATGTTTAACACAAGCACTGAAACATCAGCTGCAGGGGAACCCCACAAAAAAcaggaacagctagtcacagtGCCAGATTCTGCTGATATTTTGAAGATTCTTCGCCACCAGTTTACTGATTTGGTGAAACAGATGAAGAAGAGGTACAATAAGAAGAAATATTCTGGGGTGCGAAGTCATTTAAGGGGGGAATTTGGAAAGAGCACCCAGGGTTTCTCTGAAGTCTACACAGTAAAGAAGCTGATGGAACTGAGTGACTCAGTCTGTATGATCGATGTCGAGGGGGTCGGGCAAGGCACTGGCTTCCTGCTGTTTGATCATTACATTCTGACAAATGCACATTTGTTTGAAAAAGATGGCATCTTGTATGTTGATGGAAATTACCATATCTCAGCCAAAGTAACTGCCACATTCAACAAAGAAAATCCCAATGGGTCAGATCTGAAGGTGATTGAGGTGAAATCAGAGATCATTGACTTTCAATGGGGATCTGACCACTACAATCGACATGTGGACTTTGCTGTACTAGAGCTTCAGGACATTGATACCTCAACCGGTCTTCTCCGTAGATATAGCCCAGATCCAAAGAAAGGTGGAGTCTGTCTCATTGGACACCCAGGTGGAGGAGTGAAAAGAACAGACCCCACCACCATtattgagagagaaagaagaggtgAGGCTTTCCAAGGAGAGTTTGGGAAAAATGACAGAATGGATATGCTGATCAATACATCCATAGAAGAGAATAAAGTGAAGTATGACATGCTCATGAATCCAGACAACACTGATGTGACCTATGACACCTGCCTCTTCCATGGAGCTTCTGGCTCCCCAGTCTTTGATGAATCCTGCCATGTGATAGCCATGCACACTGGAGGGTTCCCCTACAAATATGAAGGAGTGAAGAGTGTGATTGAGTATGCCATCCCTCTCCTCACCATACTGGAGAACTTTCTGATCAAGATGAAGGACAGAAACAATGTTGAAATACTGACCAAGTTCACCAGAGAAGCCTTGACATGCCCCCATTTGCATGATTTCATTTACAATTTTATCAGACACCTGGTAATGGAATGGAAGCCCTCATTCAGTGCAGCCTTGACAGCAGTCTGGGAAGCAGTTGAGGAAAATGAGAACCATCTAAGAATTAAAGAACATCTTAGAAAATGGATCATTTCAGAAAAGGAGGCAGTACTGGAAAAAATTCAGAAAGCAGGAAATGAAGCTTTGAAAGAGTTCATGTTGAAAAACGACTTTTTGATTTGA